A section of the Acidobacterium capsulatum ATCC 51196 genome encodes:
- a CDS encoding tetratricopeptide repeat protein, with product MKKVVIASVLAVASACTLCVLPAGAQNSSGSITMKPAEYNAYNNAISQTSPAAQASAIEQFLKDYPNSPVQLSLLEKLVADYHAAGDAAKTLDASKRLLKVDPNNVRALLLIAYEEKAQAGTSNTALLDEAASYAQKGLNVTKPSDLTAAQYDSVKPIFEDVIGNDALVKKDYKTAIQAFTQELKDFSNPADTTKGYAIVDTYNLANAYIQQNPRDILNAIWFFTRAAQFLPDPGKTTAEKAAEYWYQQYHGSMDGFPAIQQLAQANVFPPDSYKISPAPPPPSKADLAHQAITSTPNLNSLSLHDKEYILANGNPDDAGKIWDILKGKVAEIPGVVISATADSVQLAVSPDAQNSHTADFTINMKKPLKKVPQPGDSETYIATFSSYTPNPLMIILDDGLPKPPAAPHHHVVHHHPRR from the coding sequence ATGAAGAAGGTCGTAATCGCTTCCGTGCTGGCAGTCGCCTCCGCCTGCACACTTTGCGTTCTGCCCGCAGGGGCACAGAATTCGTCGGGCTCAATCACCATGAAGCCGGCCGAGTACAACGCCTATAACAACGCCATCAGCCAGACCAGCCCCGCGGCTCAGGCTTCGGCCATTGAACAGTTCCTCAAGGACTACCCAAACAGCCCGGTCCAGCTCTCCCTGCTCGAAAAGCTCGTCGCCGATTACCACGCTGCTGGTGACGCCGCCAAGACTCTCGATGCTTCCAAGCGCCTCCTCAAGGTCGATCCCAACAACGTCCGCGCGTTGCTGCTCATTGCTTACGAAGAGAAAGCGCAGGCTGGCACCAGCAACACGGCCCTGCTGGATGAAGCAGCGTCCTATGCTCAGAAGGGGCTGAACGTCACCAAGCCGAGTGATCTCACGGCGGCTCAGTACGATTCCGTCAAGCCGATTTTTGAAGACGTCATCGGCAACGATGCCCTCGTCAAGAAGGACTACAAGACCGCGATTCAGGCCTTCACCCAGGAGCTGAAAGACTTCAGCAACCCGGCCGACACCACCAAGGGCTACGCGATTGTGGATACCTACAATCTGGCCAATGCCTACATCCAGCAGAATCCCCGCGACATTCTGAATGCCATCTGGTTCTTCACCCGCGCCGCGCAGTTCCTGCCCGATCCCGGCAAGACCACGGCGGAAAAGGCCGCGGAGTACTGGTACCAGCAGTATCACGGCAGCATGGACGGCTTCCCGGCCATCCAGCAGTTGGCCCAGGCCAATGTCTTCCCGCCCGACAGCTACAAGATTTCGCCAGCGCCGCCGCCGCCCTCCAAGGCTGATCTCGCGCATCAGGCCATCACCAGCACGCCCAATCTCAACTCGCTCTCGCTGCATGACAAGGAATACATCCTTGCCAACGGCAACCCTGACGATGCCGGCAAGATCTGGGATATTCTCAAGGGCAAGGTCGCCGAGATTCCGGGTGTCGTGATCTCCGCCACCGCGGACTCCGTGCAGCTTGCGGTTTCTCCCGACGCGCAGAACTCCCACACGGCTGACTTCACCATCAACATGAAGAAGCCGCTCAAGAAGGTTCCGCAGCCGGGCGACAGCGAGACCTACATCGCGACGTTCTCGTCCTACACGCCAAATCCGCTGATGATCATCCTCGACGATGGCCTGCCCAAGCCGCCCGCGGCTCCGCACCATCACGTGGTGCATCATCACCCCCGCCGCTAA
- a CDS encoding secondary thiamine-phosphate synthase enzyme YjbQ produces the protein MLFKTHGKREILDITDSIQKRLSSRAAGSGICFLNVLHTTAALTTADLDPGTDLDMLDAFEAMVPHLHYRHPHNPEHVPDHILSALIGTAVTIPCSQGQLVLGTWQRIILVELDGPRTRQVVCNFLPLPD, from the coding sequence ATGCTCTTCAAAACGCACGGGAAGCGGGAAATTCTCGACATCACCGATTCCATCCAGAAACGGCTGAGTTCCCGGGCCGCGGGCAGCGGCATCTGCTTTCTCAACGTGCTGCACACCACCGCCGCGCTCACCACGGCAGATCTTGATCCTGGAACGGACCTCGACATGCTCGATGCCTTCGAGGCCATGGTGCCGCATTTGCATTACCGGCATCCGCACAATCCCGAGCATGTGCCGGACCACATTCTCTCGGCGCTCATCGGCACGGCTGTGACCATCCCGTGCTCCCAGGGGCAACTGGTGCTCGGCACCTGGCAGCGCATCATCCTTGTTGAACTGGATGGACCGCGCACCCGTCAGGTGGTCTGCAACTTCCTGCCGTTACCGGACTAA
- a CDS encoding winged helix-turn-helix domain-containing protein, with the protein MSQTIFVLEDDADIARLVQHNLQSAGYAIRLYSTPANLLSDAERQPPALFMLDIMVPGGDGLDVCRRLRNHAALSSIPIIFVTARAGENDRVLGLELGADDYITKPFAPRELLARVKAVLRRFERPSTPSLISFEDVVIDASAMQLKVRGELTTTTATEFRLLDYLARHPGRVFSRDHLLDAVWGDARFVTPRSVDVYVRRIREKIESDPENPRFLKTVRGAGYRFEIPKPA; encoded by the coding sequence TTGAGCCAAACTATTTTTGTCCTTGAGGATGACGCCGACATCGCGCGCCTCGTGCAACACAACCTGCAGTCCGCCGGTTACGCCATTCGTCTCTACAGCACGCCGGCCAATCTGCTCAGCGATGCCGAGCGCCAGCCGCCCGCGCTCTTCATGCTCGATATCATGGTGCCCGGAGGAGATGGTCTCGACGTCTGCCGCCGCTTGCGCAACCATGCCGCGCTCAGCAGCATTCCCATCATCTTTGTGACCGCCCGCGCTGGCGAAAATGACCGCGTGCTCGGTCTCGAACTTGGCGCCGACGACTACATCACCAAGCCCTTTGCTCCCCGCGAACTACTGGCGCGCGTCAAGGCCGTGCTGCGCCGCTTTGAGCGCCCCTCCACGCCTTCGCTCATCAGTTTTGAAGATGTGGTCATCGATGCCAGCGCCATGCAGCTCAAGGTGCGCGGCGAGCTCACCACCACCACCGCGACTGAGTTCCGCCTGCTCGATTATCTGGCCCGCCACCCGGGCCGCGTCTTCAGCCGCGACCACCTGCTCGATGCCGTCTGGGGCGACGCCCGCTTTGTCACTCCCCGTTCGGTCGACGTTTACGTCCGCCGCATCCGCGAGAAGATTGAGTCCGATCCCGAAAACCCGCGCTTCCTCAAGACCGTACGCGGTGCCGGATACCGCTTCGAAATTCCAAAGCCGGCGTGA
- a CDS encoding MBL fold metallo-hydrolase produces MSRSVTGRVKFACEVLRQSLFEPMTGVPQKPKLVRSGGLGITFIGHSSFLIQIAGKNVLVDPVFAHWLVLLRRMRRPGVDVSDLPPVDVVLQTHAHMDHLNLPSLRAILEHNERHSRPLPEIVVPEGVEDLVDSLGFARVRTLGWWDELRLDGLHVVMTPAQHWGTRYFHDDHRGYGGYVLEGDGHSVYHSGDTAYFEGFREVARLRPEVALLPIGAYSPDSIRSVHTTPEDALQAFFDVGAARMIPMHYGTFRLSKEPLEEPLPRLLAAAAQRGAQERIKVLREGETLLTPAKHGHEQPPWSEAPQLSMAL; encoded by the coding sequence TTGAGCAGAAGCGTGACGGGGCGGGTCAAGTTCGCGTGCGAAGTTCTGCGGCAGTCGCTCTTCGAACCGATGACCGGAGTGCCGCAGAAGCCGAAACTCGTGCGTTCGGGCGGCCTGGGCATCACGTTCATCGGCCACTCTTCCTTCCTGATACAGATTGCGGGCAAGAACGTACTGGTAGACCCGGTGTTTGCACACTGGCTGGTGCTGCTGCGCCGCATGCGTCGGCCGGGCGTGGATGTGAGCGACCTTCCGCCGGTGGACGTGGTGCTGCAGACGCACGCGCACATGGACCATCTGAACCTGCCATCGCTGCGGGCGATTCTGGAGCACAACGAGCGGCACTCCCGGCCGCTGCCGGAAATTGTGGTTCCGGAGGGCGTCGAAGACCTGGTGGACTCGCTTGGCTTTGCCCGGGTGCGTACGCTCGGCTGGTGGGATGAGCTTCGGCTGGATGGGTTGCACGTGGTGATGACTCCGGCGCAGCACTGGGGCACGCGCTATTTTCACGATGACCATCGAGGGTATGGCGGCTATGTGCTGGAGGGGGATGGGCACTCGGTGTATCACTCCGGCGACACTGCGTACTTTGAGGGATTTCGCGAGGTGGCGCGGCTAAGGCCGGAGGTGGCGCTGCTGCCGATCGGGGCTTACAGTCCGGATTCGATCCGGAGCGTGCACACGACTCCCGAAGATGCGCTGCAAGCCTTCTTTGACGTGGGCGCGGCCCGGATGATCCCAATGCACTACGGGACGTTCCGGCTCTCGAAGGAGCCGCTGGAGGAACCGCTGCCGCGGTTGCTGGCGGCCGCAGCACAGCGGGGAGCACAGGAGCGGATCAAAGTGCTGCGTGAGGGTGAGACCCTGCTGACGCCGGCGAAACATGGCCACGAGCAACCGCCCTGGAGCGAAGCGCCGCAGCTCAGCATGGCGCTCTAA
- a CDS encoding two-component system sensor histidine kinase NtrB → MHPDKFRRLLAAALAVPLVALAALGLFFAVLLHYDARAHEKLNKIDTVVTATEQLQDLIGTQEALARRHEIAGGAAQQSALVPLHTITRIRMAELQKMALGDPRADALLETLNDQYLLWMGWAQETLAGKTFGLTIAQNDARGWQQMSSIHETLRELLDLEHERRERQAAAIASFKRHTIEAIALSALLLGLLLATLTRQSLTRVSRSYRKALNEQERISGELARSRQWLQTTLESIGEGVLCCDAEGRVTFVNATAARLTGWQAAEAMGRAAQDVFVIVDETSRRPREHFWSADHVDALLASWSGQSLLLGRDGSECLVDHTASCIQGPGNEFAGMVLVFRDVTDRLRTERALQTTEKLAVAGRLAASIAHEIHNPLDAIANLHYLIETEEDPQLQREHLKMAKQELARTIQITRTMLSLYRESEHPVPVIMSELTQGVLLLLERRAMQQNITVEQNYEGHCRIEGFPAELRQVMTNVLVNAMDAAGPGGRIQVRIEDQSAEELRGSGVLIRVVDSGPGLSGDTGNRLFKPFFTTKGEAGTGLGLWVSLGIVQKHGGSIRIYNSCESSLPGACVEIYLPARVLQLGIHRLVSEEVHPPAMV, encoded by the coding sequence ATGCATCCCGATAAGTTTCGCCGTCTGCTGGCCGCGGCGCTGGCGGTTCCGCTGGTGGCGCTGGCCGCGCTGGGCCTATTTTTTGCCGTACTGCTGCACTATGACGCGCGGGCGCATGAAAAGCTGAACAAAATTGACACAGTGGTGACCGCCACCGAACAACTGCAGGACCTGATCGGCACTCAGGAGGCTCTGGCGCGCCGCCATGAGATCGCGGGCGGCGCAGCGCAACAGAGCGCGCTGGTGCCGCTGCACACGATCACCCGCATCCGGATGGCCGAGCTACAGAAAATGGCGCTGGGCGATCCGCGAGCCGATGCCCTGCTGGAAACGCTGAACGACCAATATCTGCTCTGGATGGGCTGGGCGCAGGAGACGCTTGCCGGGAAGACCTTTGGCCTCACGATTGCGCAGAACGATGCGCGCGGCTGGCAGCAGATGAGCTCCATTCACGAGACGCTGCGTGAGCTGCTCGACCTGGAGCATGAGCGGCGGGAGCGGCAGGCGGCCGCGATTGCGAGCTTCAAGCGGCACACCATCGAGGCGATTGCACTGAGCGCGCTGCTGCTGGGCCTGCTGCTGGCGACATTGACGCGGCAGAGCCTGACGAGAGTTTCCCGCAGCTACCGCAAGGCTCTCAACGAACAGGAACGGATCAGCGGAGAGCTGGCACGCAGCCGGCAGTGGCTGCAGACGACACTGGAGTCCATTGGGGAAGGTGTACTGTGCTGCGATGCGGAAGGCAGAGTCACCTTTGTGAACGCCACGGCGGCGAGGCTGACGGGCTGGCAAGCGGCGGAAGCAATGGGGCGGGCTGCACAGGATGTCTTTGTCATTGTGGACGAGACCAGCCGGCGTCCTCGAGAACATTTTTGGTCCGCGGACCATGTGGACGCCCTGCTGGCAAGCTGGAGCGGACAGAGTCTGCTGCTGGGCCGCGATGGCAGCGAGTGCCTGGTGGATCATACCGCGTCATGCATTCAAGGGCCCGGCAATGAATTCGCAGGCATGGTGCTGGTGTTTCGCGATGTGACAGACCGGCTGCGCACGGAACGCGCCCTGCAAACCACGGAGAAGCTGGCCGTGGCAGGAAGACTGGCGGCGAGCATCGCGCATGAGATTCACAATCCTCTGGATGCAATTGCAAATCTTCACTATCTGATCGAAACCGAGGAAGATCCGCAACTGCAGCGCGAGCATCTGAAGATGGCCAAGCAGGAGCTGGCCCGCACGATTCAGATCACACGCACGATGCTGAGCCTGTATCGCGAGTCGGAGCATCCGGTGCCGGTAATCATGAGCGAGCTGACGCAGGGTGTATTGCTGCTGCTGGAGCGGCGGGCCATGCAGCAGAACATCACTGTCGAGCAAAACTACGAGGGACATTGCCGTATCGAGGGCTTCCCCGCCGAGCTGCGCCAGGTGATGACCAATGTGCTGGTGAACGCCATGGACGCTGCCGGGCCGGGCGGGCGCATTCAGGTGCGCATTGAAGATCAGTCGGCCGAGGAGTTGCGGGGCAGCGGCGTGCTGATTCGCGTGGTGGACAGCGGCCCCGGGTTGAGCGGCGATACCGGGAACCGGCTTTTCAAGCCCTTCTTCACGACGAAGGGCGAGGCGGGTACGGGACTGGGCCTGTGGGTGAGCCTGGGCATCGTGCAAAAGCACGGCGGCAGCATTCGTATCTATAACAGTTGCGAATCAAGCCTGCCGGGCGCTTGCGTGGAAATCTACCTGCCGGCCCGCGTGCTACAGCTTGGCATCCATCGGCTGGTAAGCGAAGAAGTGCATCCACCGGCGATGGTGTGA
- a CDS encoding response regulator, producing MSDQPRLLCIDDEVIGLKVRRAVLERAGYEVVTAPDGRTGIELFAEQLFDGVVVDFLLPDADGGQVASQLRQIRPEVPVMLLSAYPNLPEEVLQRVDCSVMKGMGTEEFLRSVAAMVKRHPSGEHASR from the coding sequence GTGTCTGACCAGCCAAGATTGCTGTGCATTGACGATGAGGTGATCGGCCTGAAAGTGCGCCGGGCCGTACTGGAACGAGCCGGTTACGAAGTGGTTACGGCTCCGGATGGCAGAACCGGCATCGAATTGTTTGCGGAGCAGCTCTTCGATGGGGTCGTTGTGGATTTTTTATTGCCCGACGCCGATGGCGGCCAGGTTGCGTCCCAGTTGCGCCAGATCAGGCCGGAGGTTCCGGTGATGCTGCTGTCCGCGTATCCCAACCTGCCGGAGGAAGTGCTGCAGCGTGTGGATTGCAGTGTGATGAAGGGCATGGGCACGGAGGAATTTCTGCGCAGCGTGGCTGCGATGGTGAAGCGCCATCCGAGTGGTGAACATGCATCCCGATAA